GCGATTACAACATCGCTATGAATAATAACTACCGTACTTTAAGACCAACGGCTACCCTTGGCGCTTTTTATGATTTGAGTAATAGAGAGAGATTGGGTCTAACAGGTATTTATCGTCAAGAGGCTTATCAAGCCATCACATCCACTACAGTCCTAGCTACCTATACAGTCGGCCTTTAATGCTATTTACTGAGGGGTGAAACGCCGCGCCTCAGTAAACTTCGCTGCCCAATAGGGTGATGTGATGTAATCCAGGCGTACTGTTCCTCCGGCACTAGGGGCATGTACAAATCTGCCTTGCCCAACATAGATGCCCGCATGGGAATATTTTTCACCAGTGGTGTTGAAGAACACTAAGTCTCCTGGAGCTGGTGACTGACCTTCAATACTTACACCCTTAGTGCTCATTAATTGAATCGTACGCGGCATTTTGATTCCTGCCGCTTTGTTGTAGACATAAACAATGAGGCCGCTGCAATCAAAACCACCTTTGGGGGTATTGCCACCATATCGATAAGGAACATCGACTAGACCTACCGCTGCAATAGAAATATCCTCTGTGCCAACGCTGGTGTCTTGTTTGAATTGAGAAACTTTTGTAGTGTTTGGCTTACCGCTAAATGTGCTGCATCCACTTAGGATGAGTAAGCTACAAATAAAAATGCCGCACCCCAGGAGAGTGCGGCATGAGAGACTTTGCTTAGAGTGCGTCAGCAGCATGATCCGCAAGACGTGAGCGCTCACCGCGCGCCAATGTCACATGACCACCATGACGCCAGCCTTTGAAGCGATCCACCACATAAGTCAAACCAGAAGAACCTTCTGTTAAGTAAGGGGTATCAATCTGGGCGATATTACCTAAGCAAATAATTTTGGTTCCAGGGCCTGCACGGGTTACCAAAGTCTTCATTTGTTTAGGGGTTAAGTTTTGCGCCTCATCAATGATGACGAATTTACTCACAAAAGTTCTGCCGCGCATAAAGTTCATGCTTTTTACTTTAATACGCGAACGAATTAATTCTTGAGTTGCAGCGCGACCCCATTCACCAGTACCACCATCTTCGTTGCGCTGTAATACCTCGAGATTGTCGTCAAATGCACCCATCCAAGGCTGCATTTTCTCTTCTTCGGTGCCTGGCAGGAAGCCAATATCTTCGCCCACAGGCACCGTGGCACGAGTAATGATGATTTCGTTATAGCGTTTGCTGTCGAGGACCTGTTCGAGGCCGGCGGCCAGTGCTAACAGGGTTTTACCGGTTCCCGCTTGACCCAATAAGGTCACAAAATCCACATCCGGATTCATGAGTAGATTCATGGCAAAGTTCTGTTCGCGATTACGCGCAGTCACACTCCAAACATTATTTTTCTGATGAGAGAAGTCTCTGAGTGTTTGTAAGAGAGCGGTCTTGCCATTAATTTCTCTAACCTGTGCGTAGAAAGGTGTAGAGCCATCTGGATTTTCTTGATAAACAAACTGATTGACCAGCATGCTTTGTACGGATGGCCCAGTTACTCTATAGAACATGGTGCCAGATTTTGAGTCAGCCCAACTTTCCATATCCTTGCCATGCTTAGGCCAAAAGTCTGCATTCAGCTGCATGACTCCGGCATACATCAAGTCGCGATCTTCTAAAACTTGGTCATTGAAATAATCTTCAGCCGGCAAGCCAAGTGCGCGTGCCTTGATACGCATATTGATGTCTTTGGATACCAATACTACTTCTTGACCCTTACGAGTTTTTTGCAACTCACTGACTACTGCCAAAATCAGGTTGTCGCCCTTGCCTTCGGGCAAGCCTTCTGGCAATGCTTGAGTAGAGAATTTGGTTTGGAAGAAGAGGCGGCCAGTCACATCCTGGTTACCTAGCTTATTTAGAGGGATGCCTTCATCCAGAGTGCCGCTGGTGCCGGCAATCAGCTGGTCTAAGGATCTGCTGACAGTACGAGCATTACGAGCTACCTCTGTCATGCCTTTCTTGTGGTTATCCAACTCTTCTAGAGTCGTCATCGGCAGATAGAGATCGTGCTCGGAGAAACGGAACAAAGAGCTTGGGTCATGCATCAATACGTTGGTATCGAGAACAAATAAGCTTGGCGGCCCAGTACGAATTACACGTTTAGGTTTTGCGGGTGTAGGCGCCTTGCTTTCGTTTCGTGCATTGGAGGTGGGGCGATGATCCGCCTTAATCTTCTCGAGAGCTACTTCTGCAGCGGATAAATCTTCCTCTGCGTCGTTGGTCCAGTCAACGGCTTCCACTACCACCGGTTTTGCTTGAGCAGGGCGTTTCTTTAAGTCGGGAGTATCTTTGCGACTGAGTTTGACTTGATCAGCAATTTGAGTGGGGATTGGGGGCAGTGGCATGGACTCTCCTAAAAGAAAAAACCGCCAAGCGGATTGCATTGACGGTTTATTGCGAAACTAGTTGTGGTGAGGACTGAAAAACGGAGGGGGTTGCTCCCCGTACCTGATCTGAGATATTCAGGTTTCTGATTCAAACGGATTGTCAGACTTTCCCGTCGTTTACGGTGCATATGAATCACTTTACCCCAAATTTTGGGGTTTGCAAGCACCTCAGATCAAATTATTGTAAAAATTATTTAGTGGCTTGAGCAGCTTGTAACACTTCCGTCACATGACCTGGAACCTTCAGGCCGCGCCACTCTTTTGCTAGCTTGCCAGAGGAGTCAAATAGGAAGGTGCTGCGCTCGACGCCACGGACTTGCTTGCCATACATATTCTTCATCTTCATGACGCCAAAGATCTGACAAAGCGTTTCTTCGGTATCGGCAACCAGCTCAAAAGGGAGTTCTAGTTTGCTGCGGAAATTGTCATGTGACTTGAGGCTATCTCGGGAGACCCCGACCACCAGAGTATTGGCTTTTGTAAATGCTTCAATGTTGTCTCTAAACTCTCCAGACTCAGCAGTGCAGCCTGGCGTCATATCTTTAGGGTAGAAGTAGAGAACCAGCTTTTTACCTTTTGCGGACGCAGGTGAAAACATTAATCCAGAAGTTGCTGGAATCGCGCACTGTGGCATAGGTTGACCGATGGCTACTGTCATGATGATCCTTTGTTGGTTGTTGTCTCTAAGTTCTAGTTATTTTGAATGATTAAGTCGCCACTGCGATTGGGTATTTCTCCCCAGGCCAGCGGTAGTACGGCTATTTTATCGAGTTGCTTTGTGGCTTCCCAAGATTTATGAAGCTCGCCCATGGTGACTAGGTCGTGGCCTTGATTTAGCCATCCAGCCAGTAGCTGCTCAAAGGCAGGCAATAGCTTTTGCCCCTCTAGTTCAGCATGGAGCGTGAAGACTTGGTCATTTGGATTGCTTTGGGTGATTTCTAATAACTTTTTGACTGCGCCAAATTCATCTGCGCCATCGATCCCAATGAGTTCATCAAAGGTAGGGAGTGTGGTTGGGTACTGAACATGCTTCGCTTTTCCTGAAGGCAGTGCAAGACGATAAGGCATGAGATTGGGTTCGGCCCTACCATCAGAAGAGTAGGTAATTCCCCATTGATCGAGTTGCTCAAAGGCTGCTTCGTTCATTTGCCATCCGGCTGCTCCATAAGTGACTGGGGCATGGCCAAAGATTTCTACAAAGCGATCCCAGCTTTTTTGCATCATCGCTTTTGTCCAGGATGCATCTTGATTGCGAACGGCATCTTGCCAGGCTACGTGATCCCAAGTATGAATACCTGTCTCATGACCTGCTTTATCAATTGCGCGCATTTCTGCCGCAGCTTTTTTACCGATGTCTGGTCCAGGAAGGAGAACGCCGTATAGCAAAGTCTTAATACCGTAGTGCTCCACAACAGAGGTGCGACTGACTTTCTTCAGAAAGCCAGGGCGGAAGACGCGTTTTAAGGCCCAGCCGGTATGGTCAGGCCCAAGACTAAATAGAAAGGTGGCTTTAAGGCCAAAACGCTCCAAAGTGCGGGCTAGATTGGGTACGCCCTCTTTAGTTCCACGTAAGGTATCAACATCAACCTTGAGAGCAATCTTAGCCATGTACCTTTGAATTTGCTTTCGCTTATTCTTTATCTACTAAAGTGCGCGCTTTTTCTACATCTTCACGATAGGCTTCAAAAATATTCTTGAGCGCATCTGACATCGTAGTGGTTGGCTTCCAACCCAGTTCGCTCATCGTATTGTCAATTGCTGGAACACGATTTTGAACGTCTTGATAGCCTTCACCGTAGTAAGCGCCCGAAGTAGTTTCTACAATCTTCACTTCATTGGCATTCTTTGCATACTCCGGAATACTGCGCGCGATTTCTAGCATCTGATTGGCTAGCTCACGGATAGAGTGATTGTTCTTTGGATTGCCGATGTTGTAGATCTTGCCGTTAGCAACACCATCTTTGTTATCGATGATGCGCATCAAAGCATCGATACCATCGTCAATATAAGTAAAGGCACGTTTCTGGGCGCCGCCGTCAACCACGTTGATAGATTCACCGCGAACGATATGACCTAAGAACTGAGTCACAACGCGGGATGAGCCTTCTTTTGGTGTGTAGATACTATCTAAACCAGGGCCAATCCAGTTAAATGGGCGGAAGAGAGTAAAGCGTAAGCCTTCCATGCCATAGCCCCAGATCACACGGTCCATCAACTGTTTCGAGCAAGCATAGATCCAGCGTGGCTTGTTAATTGGGCCATAAACCATATTCGATTTAGCAGGATCAAATTCACCATCCTCACACATTCCATACACTTCAGAAGTTGATGGGAATACCAAATGCTTTTTGTACTTAACAGCAGAGCGCACGATTGGGAGATTGGCTTCGAAGTCGAGCTCAAATACTTTGAGTGGTTGCTGAACATACGTAGCTGGCGTTGCGATCGCTACTAAAGGCAAGATGACATCGCATTTGCGAATGTGATATTCAACCCACTCTTTATTGATCGTGATGTCGCCTTCAAAGAAGTGCATGCGTGGATGGTTAACCAAATCACCAAGACGATCGTTTTGCATATCCATGCCATAGACATCCCAATCGGTTGTCTCGAGAATGCGCTTGGAAAGGTGGTGACCAATAAAACCATTAACACCAAGAATGAGTACTTTTTTCATCTCTACTGCCTCGTTTTAATCTAATTTATGTCGCTACTTATTTGCTTGCTGGAAACCATTCCAATACTTCAACTGCTTGATGGTCGCCACAAATGCCGAATACCCGATTATCAACCACTTGGATGCCGCAAACCTCAAGATTGAGCTTGGCCGGAAATGGCCCGTTTAGGCTGGTGCGGGCCACAATCATGGTTTTGCCATCATGGTCACTAAAGGCGCCCGGATAAGGGGGTGCAACCGCCCTAACCAGGTCGTGGACCTGTTTGGCGGTCTGATTCCAATGAATTTGCCCATCCGCAGGCTTACGACCGCCAAAATAACTGCCTTTTTGGAGCTCGTTCGCCTTGCGGGGAATAATTCCTTTTAGAAGGCTAGGCAAGGCCTGATCGATCACACTCACGGCAGCCTGACTGACCTTACCAAATACTTCAGTGGCGGTCTCATCTGGGTCGATGCTGACGGCTGCTTGCCCAACAATATCTCCCGCATCCGGTTTTGCTTCCATGACGTGTAAAGTTGCGCCGGTCTGCGTTTCGCCATGCAGAATGGCCCAATTAACTGGCGCACGTCCGCGGTATTTTGGTAGTAGTGAGCCATGCATATTGAGTGCGGCAATTTTGGCGCAAGCCAAAATCTGCTCCGGAATCATGAAGCGATAGTAGAAAGAAAAAATATAGTCAGGAGCTAAAGCTTGCAGCTTAGGAATTAACTCTACTAATTCATTAGCGTTCGGAGTGACGTAAGAAATATTTTTTTCTTGACAGATTTTTGCAACACTCCCAAACCATACGTTCTCATTGGGGTCATCTTGATGGGTTACTACTAGATCGACTTTTATGCCCGCATTGAGAAGTGCTTTGAGGCAGTTGACGCCAACATCGTGATAAGCAAAGACGACCGCGTGCAATTATTTTTTCTCTAAAACGGTTTGCACTACATAACGAGGGCGCTTGCGGATTTGCTGATAGATGCGACCAATATATTCACCTAAAAGACCGAGCCCAAAGAGCATTACACCAATCAGGAAGAAGGTTAGGGCGAATAGGGTAAATACACCCTCAACCTCAGCACCCAGAAGGAATCGACGCACTAGCAGGTAGACGAACAAGCTACCAGCAGCAAGGGATAGCAGCATGCCAAGTATTGAGAAGATCTGCAACGGCATGACGGAGAAACCAGTGACTAAGTCAAAGTTCAAGCGAATCAATTGGTACAAGCTGTATTTGGATTCACCAGCAAAACGCTCTTCGTGTTTGACGGTAATTTCTACTGGGTTTGCAGAAAAAGTATATGCCAGTGCCGGGATAAATGTATTGCTCTCATCGCATTGACGTACTAAGTCAACAATGCGACGGCTATATCCACGCAACATACAACCTTGATCAGTCATCGTGATGCGGGTAATGTTTTCGCGCAAGCGATTCATAGCACGTGAAGCAAATTTTCTGAAGAAACTATCGCGGCGATCGGCGCGAATAGTGCCTACGTAATCATGACCTTTTAATAGCTGCTCAGTTAAAGCATCAATTTCTTCGGGAGGATTTTGTAGATCTGCATCCAAAGTAATGATGTGCTCGCCTTTGGCGTATTCAAAGCCAGCCATGATGGCCATATGTTGGCCAAAGTTGCTGTGAAATAAAACGGCACGGGTTACATCAGGACGTAACTCGACTTGCTTGGAAAGAATGCCAGCAGAACGATCTTTGCTACCGTCGTTAACAAATACGATCTCGTAGGTGATCTTGCGTTTGGTAGCCAGAGTATCTAATGCTGGATAAAGGCGATCGAATAGAGCCTGGAGACCATCTTCCTCGTTGTAAACGGGAATAACAATGCTGAGTGTTGGGTTGGCAACTAAATTTGCAGTCATGCTGCAATTTTGCCTGATTCTTTGGGTTTAACCCAGGAACGCTAGTTTTTGCGGTATTTCTGCAAAATTCCGACCAATCCGCTGGCTATGCGGCCAATATCCTCATCGGTCATTGCAGGAAATAAGGGGAGGGTGAGAATGGATCGACCAATGCGTTCGGCGATTGGTGTGTCGGATATTTTGTAGCCTTGGTTTTTGTAAAGTGTGAACCCGGTAATTGTGGGGTAATGAACGCCAGTGCCAATACCAAGATCTTTTAGCTCCATCATCACTTGGGCCCGATCCGTATTGATCTGCTCGAGTGGCAAAACAACTTGAAACATATGCCAGTTGCTATCAGTGAAATTTTCTACTGGGAGTTCTAATTTCAAATCTTCCAATCCAGCAGATTTTAATTTGGCACGCAGCACAGCAAAGTATTGGTGCGCGAGTTCAGCACGACGTGCTTGATAAGAGGGAAGTTGCTTGAGCTGTTCAAGACCAATGGCTGCATTCACATCAGTCAAGTTATCTTTGCCACCCAATACGTCTACGTCCATGCCATCCATGCCTTGACGAGTTAATCCTTGGAGGCGGAATTTTTCAGCGAGCTTTGCTTCATCGAGGTTATTGAGAACAAGGCAGCCACCCTCAACAGTAGTGAGGCTCTTGTTGGCCTGGAAGCTAAAGCTCACCAGGTCACCAAAGCTGCCAATCTTCTTGCCTTGCCACTGTGAGCCAAAGGCCTGAGCTGCATCCTCAATCACGCGAAGCTTGTGTTGTTCGGCTAGTACGTAGAGCTGATTCATGTCAACGGGAAGACCGGCCAAATAGACGGGCATGATCGCGCGTGTCTTAGGTGTGATTGCGGCAGCAACTTTATTTAGATCAATATTGCGTGTAATGGGATCAATATCTACAAAGACTGGTTTGGCGCCAACACCCAAAATCACATTAGAAGTCGCTACCCAAGAAATTGGAGTGGTAATGACTTCATCGCCATCGCCAATACCGGCAACCTGCAAGGCAATTTTCATGGTTGCGGTGCCATTGGCAAAACAGCGTACCGGACGACCGCCAAAGTATTTACTTAAAGCAGCTTCAAACTCGGCCAACTTCGGTCCGGATGTCACCCATCCTGAACGCAATACTTCTGAAACAGCATCGATGGTTTCTTGATTGAAGCTAGGGCGCGTAAAAGGAATGAATGGAGAATTGGTGTCTGACATGGTGTTCTATATTACCGCGCTGGGGTCGGTGTATCGGGATGTTTCACAATCACTCTGCGAGAGTCGCGATCGACTTCCTGCATGGGGAAGTTCTGGGCCTTTAACGTCTCAAATTGCTCTGGAACCATCATGGCATAGGCCGTTTGATCTTCTTGCCAGCGGGTAATAAAGGCTTCTAAGGTCGGCATCCAAAGCTCTGGCTCTTGATTGACTCCAAACTCGAGTTCATCAGGAGATTCCACCATGATCATGGTTCTGCCTAAGTAGAAAGGCATGGTGTGATCTAAAAGACGCACTGAATAGAAATTCACTTTTTCTGGAATAGAGGCTTTGACTCGCTCTACCAGGTCGATGCCCGATACAGCGCGACCCAAAGTCTCATGACCTGTTCCTGCGATGATGGCGCACAGAAAGAAACCACCAGCAAAACTCACAATACTTTGAATGCCATTGCGCTTGCTTTGCCATGCTGCGTAAGCGCTAAAACTGACAAGTGCTACTAATGCAGCAATCACCCAATAGGTATATTGCGCATAAGCTTCAATCTCATCAGGTCTTGCTTGTTTGCCAATGGCATCTAAAAAGAAAAATCCAACACACCCCAAAATTGCAAAGCAAAGTGTCTGTAATTTCCATGGTAATGCCATAGTGTTGGTGTGACCAAGTAAGCGATCTAAACGATTACCAATAATTAAAGCGAGCGCTGGGAAAACGGGGATGATGTAGCCAGGCAATTTGGAGTGAGACATACTAAAGAATGCAAAGATCACAGCAAACCAGCAGACTAATAACCAGCTCGCTGAGAATTCGCGACGGCGCTCGCTCCATGCTTGTGCAAGTCCCCCGGGGACCTGAAGAATCCAGGGGAGCAGTCCGATCACGAGTAGCGGCGCAAAATAGTAAACGGGGCCAGTTCTGCTGTGATCATCTTGTGTGAAGCGCTGTAGATGCTCATGAATAAAGAAAAACTCTAGGAACTCAGGATTGCGTTGCGCTACCAATACAAACCAAGGAGCAGTGATAGCTAAGAATAAAATAGTTCCACTAAATAAGCGTAAGCGCGTCCAGATTTTCCAGTCCCATGTACTAATGGAGTAAGCAATAAATACCATTGCAGGAATCGCTGCGCCAATAACGCCTTTGGATAGTGTTGCTAGCGCCATAAAAATCCAGCAAGCCCACATCCAGTTGCGACAGTTATTTTTGTTATGGGAAGTTTGTGCAAGTAAGAGGCTACATAGAGCTGCCACTAAAAATGAGGACAAGCCCATGTCGAGCGAATTGAAGTGACCACTAATAACCCACATCGGGCTTGATGCCAATACAACAGCAGCCAACCAGCCTGCTCTAGCGTTAAAGATGCGCGCACCAGTAAAGCCGACCAAAAGAATAGTTAGGAAACCCGTTAGCGCTGTCCAAAGGCGCGCTTGCCAATTGCCAATACCAAAAGCTTGAAAAGCGGCGGCTGTTGCCCAGGCTTGAAGAGGGGGTTTTTCAAAATACTTGTAACCGTTGTAGCGAGGGGTTATCCAGTCACCGGTAACCAGCATTTCTCGGGCTATCTCAGCATAGCGGCCTTCGTCGGATGGGATGAGGTGACGGTAATTAAGAGTGCCAAACCACAGCAGGGCATAAATGATGGCCAGCAGCAAAATCTTGCCTGGATGCAGGGCTGAAGACTGCCGGATGTGGCCAAATTGCATTAAGTGGGTTCCACAATCAGGGCTAGAACGACCTGACGGCCTTCGCCGACAAGGATGTTGTAGGTGCGGCAGGCAGCCTGGGAATCCATGATTTCAAAGCCAATTTTGGCCTCAATCAAAGATTTAAGGAGCTCTGGCTTGGGAAAGCGTTGGCGGCTACCGGTCCCAATCAGGATTAATTCTGGTTCTAAATCAACCATTTGCGCGAAATGACTGGCTTCTAAGCTGTCAAATGTTTGCGCAGACCAGTTAGAGATGGCGCCGTCGGAGCTGAGCAGGACCGCATGGTCGTAAGGGATCTTATTGATCTCTACGTAGCCATCGCCATAGCCAGTGATCGTATTTGCTCCGGAATGGGGGTCAGATTGAAGCTTCAAGTGGACTCTCTGTCATAATTATGTGGATTATAGCTAGCTGTTTTTTCTCATATTTCAAGAACTTACCCTTAAATTTATTGTGAAACCGATCCTAAAGTCCCAAAAGCTCAATAACGTCTGTTACGACATACGTGGGCCGGTGCTTGAGCTTGCTCAGCGCATGGAGGAAGAGGGCCACAAAATCATCAAATTAAACATCGGAAACGTAGGGGTTTTCGGTTTTGATCCGCCTGAAGAGATTCAGTTGGACATGATTCGCAATTTAAGCAATGCCTCAGCTTATTCTGATTCCAAGGGAATCTTTGCTGCGCGCAAAGCCATCATGCAGTATTGCCAAGAAAAGGGCATTCAAGGCGTAACCTTGGATGATGTTTATACCGGTAATGGTGTATCTGAACTCATCGTTCTGTCGATGAACGCACTCTTAAATGATGGCGATGAGGTTTTAGTCCCAACTCCAGATTATCCGCTTTGGACTGCTGCAGTTAGTTTATCGAGCGGCACACCGGTCCACTATCTTTGTGATGAATCCAAAGAGTGGGCGCCAGACTTAAACGATCTCCGTAAAAAAATTACACCGCGTACCAAAGCGATCGTGGTGATCAATCCAAACAATCCTACTGGTGCGATTTATTCCAAAGAAATACTGCTGGAATTAACGCAAATTGCTCGTGAGCATGGTTTGATTTTGTTTGCTGATGAAATCTACGACAAGATGTTGTACGACGGCGAGAAGCATCTCTCATTAGCCTCTTTGTCTACAGATGTAGTCATTATTACCTTCAATGGCCTTTCCAAGAATTACCGTTCCTGCGGCTACCGCGCTGGCTGGATGGTGGTTTCAGGCGATAAAGAAATGGTCCGAGACTATATCGAAGGCCTCAATATGCTGGCCTCAATGCGCTTGTGTGCGAACGTGCCAGGTCAGTATGCGATTCAAACTGCATTGGGCGGTTACCAAAGCATTAATGATTTAGTTAGTGAGGGTGGTCGCCTTGCAAAGCAACGTGATCTTGCGTGGAAGCTCATTACCGATATTCCAGGTGTCACTTGCGTGAAACCAAAATCCGCTTTGTATTTATTTCCAAAGCTAGATCCTGAGGTTTATCCAATTGAAGATGATCAGCAATTTGTAGCCGATCTTTTGAAAGAGGAAAAAGTATTGTTAGTGCAGGGCTCTGGTTTCAACTGGGGCAAACCTGATCACTTCCGCGTAGTGTTCTTGCCTCACGAAGATGTGCTCAAGGAAGCTATTAGCCGCCTTGCCCGTTTTCTGGAGCGTTATCGTAATAAGCA
This region of Polynucleobacter sp. JS-JIR-II-50 genomic DNA includes:
- a CDS encoding PhoH family protein, which produces MPLPPIPTQIADQVKLSRKDTPDLKKRPAQAKPVVVEAVDWTNDAEEDLSAAEVALEKIKADHRPTSNARNESKAPTPAKPKRVIRTGPPSLFVLDTNVLMHDPSSLFRFSEHDLYLPMTTLEELDNHKKGMTEVARNARTVSRSLDQLIAGTSGTLDEGIPLNKLGNQDVTGRLFFQTKFSTQALPEGLPEGKGDNLILAVVSELQKTRKGQEVVLVSKDINMRIKARALGLPAEDYFNDQVLEDRDLMYAGVMQLNADFWPKHGKDMESWADSKSGTMFYRVTGPSVQSMLVNQFVYQENPDGSTPFYAQVREINGKTALLQTLRDFSHQKNNVWSVTARNREQNFAMNLLMNPDVDFVTLLGQAGTGKTLLALAAGLEQVLDSKRYNEIIITRATVPVGEDIGFLPGTEEEKMQPWMGAFDDNLEVLQRNEDGGTGEWGRAATQELIRSRIKVKSMNFMRGRTFVSKFVIIDEAQNLTPKQMKTLVTRAGPGTKIICLGNIAQIDTPYLTEGSSGLTYVVDRFKGWRHGGHVTLARGERSRLADHAADAL
- a CDS encoding peroxiredoxin, which encodes MTVAIGQPMPQCAIPATSGLMFSPASAKGKKLVLYFYPKDMTPGCTAESGEFRDNIEAFTKANTLVVGVSRDSLKSHDNFRSKLELPFELVADTEETLCQIFGVMKMKNMYGKQVRGVERSTFLFDSSGKLAKEWRGLKVPGHVTEVLQAAQATK
- a CDS encoding polysaccharide deacetylase family protein — translated: MAKIALKVDVDTLRGTKEGVPNLARTLERFGLKATFLFSLGPDHTGWALKRVFRPGFLKKVSRTSVVEHYGIKTLLYGVLLPGPDIGKKAAAEMRAIDKAGHETGIHTWDHVAWQDAVRNQDASWTKAMMQKSWDRFVEIFGHAPVTYGAAGWQMNEAAFEQLDQWGITYSSDGRAEPNLMPYRLALPSGKAKHVQYPTTLPTFDELIGIDGADEFGAVKKLLEITQSNPNDQVFTLHAELEGQKLLPAFEQLLAGWLNQGHDLVTMGELHKSWEATKQLDKIAVLPLAWGEIPNRSGDLIIQNN
- a CDS encoding bifunctional UDP-4-keto-pentose/UDP-xylose synthase, yielding MKKVLILGVNGFIGHHLSKRILETTDWDVYGMDMQNDRLGDLVNHPRMHFFEGDITINKEWVEYHIRKCDVILPLVAIATPATYVQQPLKVFELDFEANLPIVRSAVKYKKHLVFPSTSEVYGMCEDGEFDPAKSNMVYGPINKPRWIYACSKQLMDRVIWGYGMEGLRFTLFRPFNWIGPGLDSIYTPKEGSSRVVTQFLGHIVRGESINVVDGGAQKRAFTYIDDGIDALMRIIDNKDGVANGKIYNIGNPKNNHSIRELANQMLEIARSIPEYAKNANEVKIVETTSGAYYGEGYQDVQNRVPAIDNTMSELGWKPTTTMSDALKNIFEAYREDVEKARTLVDKE
- a CDS encoding formyltransferase, with amino-acid sequence MHAVVFAYHDVGVNCLKALLNAGIKVDLVVTHQDDPNENVWFGSVAKICQEKNISYVTPNANELVELIPKLQALAPDYIFSFYYRFMIPEQILACAKIAALNMHGSLLPKYRGRAPVNWAILHGETQTGATLHVMEAKPDAGDIVGQAAVSIDPDETATEVFGKVSQAAVSVIDQALPSLLKGIIPRKANELQKGSYFGGRKPADGQIHWNQTAKQVHDLVRAVAPPYPGAFSDHDGKTMIVARTSLNGPFPAKLNLEVCGIQVVDNRVFGICGDHQAVEVLEWFPASK
- a CDS encoding glycosyltransferase, yielding MTANLVANPTLSIVIPVYNEEDGLQALFDRLYPALDTLATKRKITYEIVFVNDGSKDRSAGILSKQVELRPDVTRAVLFHSNFGQHMAIMAGFEYAKGEHIITLDADLQNPPEEIDALTEQLLKGHDYVGTIRADRRDSFFRKFASRAMNRLRENITRITMTDQGCMLRGYSRRIVDLVRQCDESNTFIPALAYTFSANPVEITVKHEERFAGESKYSLYQLIRLNFDLVTGFSVMPLQIFSILGMLLSLAAGSLFVYLLVRRFLLGAEVEGVFTLFALTFFLIGVMLFGLGLLGEYIGRIYQQIRKRPRYVVQTVLEKK
- a CDS encoding DegT/DnrJ/EryC1/StrS aminotransferase family protein, which encodes MSDTNSPFIPFTRPSFNQETIDAVSEVLRSGWVTSGPKLAEFEAALSKYFGGRPVRCFANGTATMKIALQVAGIGDGDEVITTPISWVATSNVILGVGAKPVFVDIDPITRNIDLNKVAAAITPKTRAIMPVYLAGLPVDMNQLYVLAEQHKLRVIEDAAQAFGSQWQGKKIGSFGDLVSFSFQANKSLTTVEGGCLVLNNLDEAKLAEKFRLQGLTRQGMDGMDVDVLGGKDNLTDVNAAIGLEQLKQLPSYQARRAELAHQYFAVLRAKLKSAGLEDLKLELPVENFTDSNWHMFQVVLPLEQINTDRAQVMMELKDLGIGTGVHYPTITGFTLYKNQGYKISDTPIAERIGRSILTLPLFPAMTDEDIGRIASGLVGILQKYRKN
- a CDS encoding glycosyltransferase family 39 protein; translation: MQFGHIRQSSALHPGKILLLAIIYALLWFGTLNYRHLIPSDEGRYAEIAREMLVTGDWITPRYNGYKYFEKPPLQAWATAAAFQAFGIGNWQARLWTALTGFLTILLVGFTGARIFNARAGWLAAVVLASSPMWVISGHFNSLDMGLSSFLVAALCSLLLAQTSHNKNNCRNWMWACWIFMALATLSKGVIGAAIPAMVFIAYSISTWDWKIWTRLRLFSGTILFLAITAPWFVLVAQRNPEFLEFFFIHEHLQRFTQDDHSRTGPVYYFAPLLVIGLLPWILQVPGGLAQAWSERRREFSASWLLVCWFAVIFAFFSMSHSKLPGYIIPVFPALALIIGNRLDRLLGHTNTMALPWKLQTLCFAILGCVGFFFLDAIGKQARPDEIEAYAQYTYWVIAALVALVSFSAYAAWQSKRNGIQSIVSFAGGFFLCAIIAGTGHETLGRAVSGIDLVERVKASIPEKVNFYSVRLLDHTMPFYLGRTMIMVESPDELEFGVNQEPELWMPTLEAFITRWQEDQTAYAMMVPEQFETLKAQNFPMQEVDRDSRRVIVKHPDTPTPAR
- a CDS encoding Mth938-like domain-containing protein — its product is MKLQSDPHSGANTITGYGDGYVEINKIPYDHAVLLSSDGAISNWSAQTFDSLEASHFAQMVDLEPELILIGTGSRQRFPKPELLKSLIEAKIGFEIMDSQAACRTYNILVGEGRQVVLALIVEPT
- a CDS encoding pyridoxal phosphate-dependent aminotransferase; translation: MKPILKSQKLNNVCYDIRGPVLELAQRMEEEGHKIIKLNIGNVGVFGFDPPEEIQLDMIRNLSNASAYSDSKGIFAARKAIMQYCQEKGIQGVTLDDVYTGNGVSELIVLSMNALLNDGDEVLVPTPDYPLWTAAVSLSSGTPVHYLCDESKEWAPDLNDLRKKITPRTKAIVVINPNNPTGAIYSKEILLELTQIAREHGLILFADEIYDKMLYDGEKHLSLASLSTDVVIITFNGLSKNYRSCGYRAGWMVVSGDKEMVRDYIEGLNMLASMRLCANVPGQYAIQTALGGYQSINDLVSEGGRLAKQRDLAWKLITDIPGVTCVKPKSALYLFPKLDPEVYPIEDDQQFVADLLKEEKVLLVQGSGFNWGKPDHFRVVFLPHEDVLKEAISRLARFLERYRNKHSRKASSTAAKAS